From the Planctomycetota bacterium genome, the window TCAACCAGCGGTTCGGCGCCGACGCCGTCTACCCCGCCGCGATGCACGAGGCGCGCAAGTCCGCGCCCCGGCGCATCGCGTTCGGCAACATCCCGGACCTGGGCCTGCCGGACTTGGAAGACTGACGGCGCACCCGCGCCGGCTACCGCTCTTTCCGGGGGTTCTCGCGCGGGGCCCCGTCGGCGTATTCCCACACGATGACCTGCAGCTTCTGCCGCCCCCAGCGACGTGCCCGCTCATGCGTCGGGTACAGCACATCCAGGCGGCGGCCCTTGATCGCCCCGCCGCAGTCCAGCACCGGCACGATCCGCCCGTTGTCGTACCCGGGGATCGTCAGCATCGAGCCGTACGGCAGGACCTTCGGGTCCGCCGCGACCAGCGCGTGCCCGTTCGTCTCCACCGAGTGCAGCGTGGCGGTCTTCCCGTCGGCCGAATCGCCGCACGAGCGCCAGTCCGGCGAGTACGCCGTCACCACCATCTCCATCACGCGCGCCGGGCGCACGGGACGCCCGTTGAACCACCGCACGTTCGGGTCGGTGCTGTACACGCCCGCGGGCAGCCGCGGCCCCGGCTCGTCGGCCCGGGCTGGGTCTGGCTTCTGCGCGCCTTCGGAAGTCGCCTCGGGCTTGGGAGGCAGATCGGCCTGCGACCACGCCCCTTCGCCGTGCGTCGGTGCGGCTTCCGCACGCGGCTCGCCCAGCGTCACCAGCCGCACCGGCATGATCGGCACGCCGCCCGCTTCCGGCAGCGACAACGATGCCAGCGGCACAGGCCGCTTGCCCGATTCCTTGGCCAGGATGGCCGAACCGGCAACGCCCAGGACGAGCGTTGCCGCGCCGACGGCCTTGAGCGCCGGCACCCGCCACTTCCGGAGCCGCGCAATCACGCGTTTGGCACGCGCCGCGCGGGGCGATCGAGTCTTCACCGCCCACCTCCACGTGTCGGGCACCTCTCGCCTGC encodes:
- a CDS encoding 3D domain-containing protein translates to MKTRSPRAARAKRVIARLRKWRVPALKAVGAATLVLGVAGSAILAKESGKRPVPLASLSLPEAGGVPIMPVRLVTLGEPRAEAAPTHGEGAWSQADLPPKPEATSEGAQKPDPARADEPGPRLPAGVYSTDPNVRWFNGRPVRPARVMEMVVTAYSPDWRSCGDSADGKTATLHSVETNGHALVAADPKVLPYGSMLTIPGYDNGRIVPVLDCGGAIKGRRLDVLYPTHERARRWGRQKLQVIVWEYADGAPRENPRKER